One genomic region from Pyrobaculum islandicum DSM 4184 encodes:
- a CDS encoding FAD-dependent oxidoreductase produces the protein MKFLLRCKPNTKKPPTGKRVAIIGAGPAGLGAAGVLLCDGHEVHIYDALPEPGGLLIFGIPPFRVPRESVREGVRELIEAGAKFYTSTFVYCGEKPHEHEALLLVKEFVNLEDLVKRYDAVIITTGTWKSRSLGVPGENLQGVYKALDYLFRIYANQLGYLPKEKVYPTGKKVLVVGGGLTAVDAAIEARLQGAEKVVVAYRRTINEAPAGKKTIETELIARGIEFRELINPVAFLGREKVEKVRFIKMRLGPPDKSGRPRPEPVPGSEFEEEFDTVLIAIGEEPTPPGPCLGIEFNPDGTIKVDEKMQTTHRGIFAAGDVVTGPSLIGKALGSGMKAAQFVNEYLSSH, from the coding sequence ATGAAGTTCTTGCTTCGATGCAAACCCAATACGAAAAAACCGCCGACAGGGAAAAGAGTTGCAATAATAGGCGCAGGGCCTGCGGGCCTAGGCGCTGCAGGCGTGTTGTTATGCGACGGACATGAAGTCCATATATACGACGCATTGCCCGAGCCCGGAGGGCTGTTGATATTTGGCATTCCACCTTTTAGGGTCCCAAGAGAGAGCGTGAGAGAGGGGGTGAGGGAGCTGATAGAAGCCGGCGCGAAGTTTTACACATCTACGTTTGTATACTGCGGCGAGAAACCACATGAACACGAGGCTCTCCTATTAGTGAAAGAGTTTGTAAATCTTGAGGATCTTGTAAAGAGATACGACGCCGTTATAATTACGACCGGGACTTGGAAGAGTAGATCGTTAGGCGTGCCAGGGGAGAATTTACAGGGGGTTTACAAAGCGCTTGACTACCTCTTTAGAATCTACGCCAATCAGTTGGGGTATCTACCTAAAGAAAAAGTCTATCCAACTGGAAAGAAGGTGTTAGTAGTAGGCGGAGGCTTGACTGCCGTAGACGCCGCAATTGAGGCCAGGCTACAAGGCGCAGAAAAAGTAGTAGTCGCCTATAGGCGTACTATTAACGAGGCGCCTGCCGGCAAGAAGACTATAGAAACTGAGCTTATAGCGAGAGGCATAGAGTTTCGAGAGTTAATAAACCCCGTGGCTTTCCTAGGCAGAGAAAAAGTGGAAAAAGTCCGGTTCATAAAGATGAGACTAGGGCCGCCAGATAAATCTGGTAGGCCCAGGCCTGAGCCTGTGCCAGGCAGCGAGTTTGAAGAAGAATTCGACACCGTGTTAATAGCCATAGGCGAGGAGCCAACGCCGCCAGGGCCCTGCCTAGGTATAGAATTTAACCCCGACGGCACCATCAAGGTAGATGAAAAAATGCAAACAACTCACCGCGGCATCTTTGCAGCAGGAGACGTAGTTACAGGGCCTTCTCTCATTGGCAAGGCATTAGGCTCCGGGATGAAAGCTGCACAATTTGTAAACGAATATCTCTCCTCCCACTGA
- the gatE gene encoding Glu-tRNA(Gln) amidotransferase subunit GatE encodes MDYRSLGLKVGLEIHIQLNTKRKLFCHCPPVLRDDEPHFRIERRLHLSVSELGAVDPAVLWEVRKRRRYIYEGYRDTTCLVELDEEPPHLPDEEALATAVAVAKMFNAKIFDEIHVMRKIVIDGSNVSGFQRTMLIAYGGKKKILGYDIGVETIALEEDAARKIAEEGKTVVYRLDRLGIPLIEIATEPMSYPPQQVEEVAWIIGYSVKITGRAKRGLGTVRQDVNVSIAGGAKTEIKGVPDLSLIPKVIEYEVQRQLSLLKISEELRRRGVGKLELSTVDVTQVFTNTKSKIVKRVLETGGKVVAVKTPGFQKIFGVEVQPGRRFGTELADYVRAWTELGGLLHSDELPGYGITAEEVRDIISKLGVESFILLMGVDDRELEEAATVVVDRLNTALQGVPEETRGANPDGTTRFLRPRPGAARMYPETDIPPIRITFEILKKSEEIAKVSLEGKLSELTSLGLSKDLALQLIKSPYLEKFEDYVSKYKVPPQQIATILLNISRALAREGVEITDEKIASVLEALEKKIITKEAVEEVLRNMKAGESAEEVAKRLGLVRMSYEEVKKVVGEVVREVGKDRALGEVMRRYRGRIDVEDVRRALSELYF; translated from the coding sequence GTGGACTATAGGTCGCTTGGCCTAAAGGTAGGTCTTGAAATACATATCCAGTTAAACACTAAACGTAAGCTCTTCTGCCACTGCCCCCCTGTGTTGAGAGACGACGAGCCCCACTTTAGAATAGAGAGGAGGCTACACCTATCTGTAAGCGAGCTCGGCGCCGTTGACCCAGCTGTGTTGTGGGAGGTGAGGAAAAGGAGGCGGTATATTTACGAGGGCTATCGCGACACTACCTGTCTAGTGGAACTAGATGAAGAGCCGCCGCATCTTCCAGACGAGGAGGCGCTTGCCACAGCTGTCGCAGTTGCTAAGATGTTTAATGCAAAAATTTTCGACGAGATACACGTAATGAGGAAGATTGTGATAGACGGCTCTAATGTCTCCGGCTTCCAACGGACGATGTTGATCGCATACGGCGGCAAGAAGAAGATTCTTGGCTATGATATCGGCGTAGAGACTATAGCGCTTGAAGAAGACGCCGCTAGGAAAATAGCGGAGGAGGGGAAGACAGTTGTCTACAGGCTTGATAGATTGGGGATACCCCTCATAGAGATTGCCACAGAGCCTATGTCTTACCCGCCACAACAAGTTGAGGAGGTGGCTTGGATCATTGGATATAGTGTAAAAATCACGGGGAGAGCTAAGAGAGGTCTCGGCACAGTTAGACAAGATGTAAATGTCTCAATTGCCGGAGGTGCCAAAACTGAGATTAAGGGGGTGCCCGACCTCTCCTTGATACCGAAAGTCATAGAGTATGAAGTACAGAGACAGCTCAGTCTTCTGAAGATTTCTGAAGAGTTGAGGAGAAGGGGAGTGGGCAAACTAGAGCTTTCTACTGTCGATGTTACTCAAGTGTTTACAAACACAAAGTCGAAGATTGTAAAGAGGGTGCTTGAGACAGGGGGTAAGGTGGTGGCGGTCAAAACGCCCGGCTTTCAGAAGATCTTTGGAGTTGAGGTGCAACCTGGCCGGCGCTTTGGCACAGAGCTTGCTGATTATGTAAGAGCCTGGACAGAGTTAGGCGGTCTTCTTCACAGCGACGAGCTTCCTGGATATGGAATAACGGCAGAGGAGGTGAGAGATATAATAAGTAAACTTGGCGTCGAGTCTTTCATATTACTCATGGGCGTAGACGATAGGGAGTTAGAGGAAGCAGCTACTGTTGTAGTTGATAGGCTAAATACCGCTTTACAAGGCGTGCCAGAGGAAACGAGGGGGGCTAATCCGGACGGCACGACGCGTTTTCTAAGGCCAAGGCCTGGTGCCGCGAGGATGTACCCTGAGACTGATATTCCGCCAATTAGAATCACCTTTGAAATTTTAAAAAAGTCTGAGGAGATCGCAAAGGTAAGTCTAGAGGGGAAGCTGTCAGAATTAACGTCGCTAGGCCTTAGTAAAGATTTGGCACTTCAGCTTATTAAATCTCCATACTTGGAGAAATTTGAAGACTACGTCTCGAAATATAAAGTGCCGCCTCAACAAATTGCCACTATTCTTCTAAATATTTCTAGAGCTCTCGCTAGGGAGGGCGTTGAGATAACAGACGAGAAAATTGCCTCAGTTCTCGAGGCTCTTGAGAAAAAGATTATCACAAAGGAGGCTGTAGAAGAGGTGCTTAGAAATATGAAAGCTGGGGAGTCTGCGGAGGAAGTTGCTAAGAGGTTGGGCTTAGTTAGAATGTCTTATGAAGAGGTGAAAAAAGTGGTGGGAGAGGTGGTGCGGGAGGTTGGGAAAGACAGGGCTTTAGGCGAGGTCATGAGGAGATACAGAGGGAGGATTGATGTAGAAGACGTAAGACGTGCCCTCTCTGAGTTATATTTTTAA
- a CDS encoding Pre-mRNA processing ribonucleoprotein,-binding region (functions along with aFIB and aL7a; guides 2'-O-methylation of ribose to specific sites in RNAs), with protein sequence MTKIYIATDVLGFFALDETGNLVDKVFYERKPDLVAERLIELEKSNYVPELLTIIERVKTKAQKIVVEDPELARKLVSVIKGVEIVAESPSPVLTTFRQNFSKYLQALGLSWEDYRNYLFEISDLVTRRKLRQAVEKRDLFIAQAISTLDDVDKILNLIASRIREWYGLHFPELEELVRDNKEYVRIVYYIGHRSGISEESIRKVFPDMPAERVKKIVESAKKSIGAEMSEWDLAQLKSYAEAFIKLESYRESLATYIDEAMKEVAPNIRELVGPLLGARLIKLAGGLTRMAFLPASTIQVLGAEKALFRALRTGGKPPKHGVIFQYPEIFRSPRWQRGKIARALAAKLAIAAKADAFTGNFIAPRLKEELMKRIQEIKTLYAKPPPKTPQQPATKTPPPPPPPPSGGGKRPPPPRRGRR encoded by the coding sequence ATGACGAAAATATACATAGCGACAGATGTACTGGGGTTTTTCGCGCTTGACGAGACGGGAAATCTCGTAGATAAGGTGTTTTATGAGAGAAAACCCGACCTAGTAGCTGAGAGATTGATAGAACTTGAAAAGTCAAATTACGTACCAGAACTCCTTACAATAATCGAGAGGGTGAAGACAAAGGCGCAGAAAATCGTGGTAGAGGATCCTGAGCTTGCGAGGAAGCTTGTGTCTGTTATCAAGGGCGTAGAGATCGTGGCCGAGAGCCCCTCCCCCGTGCTCACGACATTTAGACAAAACTTTTCTAAGTACCTCCAGGCGTTGGGCTTAAGCTGGGAAGATTATAGAAACTACCTATTTGAAATAAGCGATTTGGTAACCAGGCGTAAGCTAAGACAAGCTGTTGAAAAGAGAGACCTATTTATTGCCCAAGCTATTAGTACACTTGATGATGTAGATAAAATACTGAATCTAATAGCGTCAAGAATTAGAGAGTGGTACGGCTTGCACTTTCCTGAGTTGGAGGAGTTGGTGAGAGACAATAAGGAGTATGTAAGGATAGTGTACTATATAGGACATAGATCTGGGATAAGCGAGGAGAGTATAAGGAAGGTATTTCCGGATATGCCTGCGGAGAGAGTGAAGAAAATAGTCGAGTCTGCAAAGAAAAGCATAGGCGCTGAGATGTCAGAGTGGGATTTAGCTCAGTTAAAATCGTACGCAGAGGCGTTTATCAAACTGGAGTCATATAGAGAAAGCTTGGCTACATATATTGACGAGGCAATGAAAGAGGTTGCGCCTAACATAAGGGAGTTAGTCGGGCCGTTGTTAGGCGCCAGATTGATAAAACTTGCCGGTGGGCTGACGAGGATGGCGTTTCTTCCCGCATCTACAATACAGGTTCTCGGCGCTGAGAAGGCTTTATTTAGAGCTTTACGTACTGGAGGGAAGCCTCCTAAACACGGCGTAATATTCCAATATCCCGAGATCTTTAGATCGCCGAGGTGGCAGAGAGGTAAGATAGCGAGAGCTCTTGCGGCTAAGTTGGCGATTGCGGCTAAAGCCGACGCTTTTACTGGTAATTTCATCGCCCCCAGACTAAAGGAGGAACTAATGAAAAGAATACAAGAGATCAAGACTCTCTACGCAAAGCCGCCTCCCAAGACCCCTCAGCAACCGGCTACAAAGACCCCGCCTCCACCGCCGCCTCCTCCAAGCGGAGGGGGGAAGAGACCGCCTCCGCCTAGGAGAGGACGGCGCTGA
- a CDS encoding 50S ribosomal protein L34e, which yields MPRPAYRSRSLRRVKVRTPGGRTVVHYEKRAKGVPKCPVTNLPLGGMNHKVYRFGISIRAPSRPYGGVFSHKVLARALRLAVRG from the coding sequence ATGCCGCGGCCTGCATATCGCTCTAGAAGTCTTAGGAGAGTAAAAGTGAGGACTCCAGGCGGTAGGACCGTAGTACATTATGAAAAAAGAGCGAAGGGCGTCCCCAAATGTCCCGTGACTAATCTGCCGCTAGGAGGTATGAACCATAAAGTATACAGATTTGGCATATCGATAAGAGCGCCCAGTAGACCATATGGAGGCGTTTTTTCTCATAAAGTCTTAGCTAGGGCGTTGAGACTGGCCGTGAGAGGATAG
- a CDS encoding fibrillarin-like rRNA/tRNA 2'-O-methyltransferase yields MSIEVVDVRKHEHHFGVYVVKFEDGTERLATKNLTPGKRVYGERLIKWRDEEYREWNPYRSKLAAAIVNGIKFIPIQEGTHMLYLGAASGTTPSHISDIVGERGLIYSVEFSPRVFREFIEKLVDQGRRNVVPILGDARFPYQYAHYVKGVDVVYIDVAQPAQAKILADNADYFLKPGGYVMLVIKAMSIDVTAPATETFKQEINTLKERGFEILETVHLEPYDTAHAMVIAKKK; encoded by the coding sequence ATGTCTATTGAAGTGGTAGATGTGCGTAAACATGAACATCACTTCGGCGTATATGTAGTTAAATTCGAAGATGGGACTGAGCGTCTGGCGACGAAAAATCTAACTCCAGGCAAGAGAGTGTATGGGGAGAGGTTGATAAAATGGAGAGATGAGGAATATAGAGAATGGAACCCCTATCGCTCTAAGCTTGCTGCCGCAATAGTCAATGGCATAAAATTTATCCCAATTCAAGAGGGTACGCACATGCTTTATCTAGGCGCTGCCTCTGGTACGACGCCAAGCCATATAAGTGACATAGTGGGAGAGAGGGGTCTGATATACTCTGTGGAATTTTCGCCACGGGTCTTCAGAGAATTTATAGAAAAATTGGTAGACCAGGGCAGAAGAAATGTAGTACCGATTTTAGGTGATGCCAGATTTCCATACCAATACGCACATTATGTAAAAGGCGTAGACGTCGTCTACATTGACGTGGCACAGCCGGCGCAAGCAAAAATACTTGCAGACAACGCCGACTACTTCCTTAAGCCTGGCGGCTACGTCATGTTAGTGATAAAAGCCATGAGTATTGATGTGACAGCCCCGGCAACTGAGACGTTTAAACAAGAGATAAACACGCTAAAAGAAAGGGGGTTTGAAATTCTTGAGACTGTCCACTTAGAGCCTTATGATACAGCACATGCGATGGTCATAGCTAAAAAGAAGTAG
- a CDS encoding class I SAM-dependent methyltransferase: MKAVADYYDTVARLYVDKYLGTWYYRTLYRKLGEVLDVYIKRGMYILDVGAGTGFWSLYMQARGATVIPLDISVESLKVCRCGDRIQGDAAMLPIRARRFDAVTALGSVYNHLHNLESAFASVAHVLKKGGIFITDIDNAVCLDMLYEYLLFQGVGKFKDALLRGVVRGVWESVDSELPFNYYSYFYVKSALRKAGLEIIDARPIYLFPPLPSRFLQKRFRLKFFEKLDLLKRFAPFATTVIYVAVKV; the protein is encoded by the coding sequence GTGAAGGCGGTCGCCGATTATTACGATACAGTAGCCCGTCTCTATGTAGATAAATACCTAGGGACGTGGTACTATAGGACGTTGTATAGAAAGTTAGGCGAGGTGTTAGACGTATATATCAAAAGAGGTATGTATATCCTCGACGTGGGGGCTGGCACGGGGTTTTGGAGTCTCTATATGCAGGCCAGGGGCGCCACAGTGATCCCTCTAGACATCTCTGTCGAGTCTTTGAAAGTGTGTAGATGTGGCGATAGAATACAGGGCGACGCCGCCATGTTGCCTATTAGGGCTCGTAGATTTGACGCAGTGACGGCGCTCGGCAGCGTCTACAACCACTTACATAACCTAGAGAGTGCGTTTGCCTCCGTGGCGCACGTGCTTAAGAAAGGCGGCATCTTTATCACAGATATAGACAACGCCGTGTGTCTAGATATGTTGTACGAATACCTGCTGTTCCAAGGGGTTGGCAAGTTTAAAGATGCCCTTCTCCGCGGCGTTGTAAGAGGAGTTTGGGAGTCTGTCGATAGCGAACTGCCCTTCAACTACTACTCGTACTTCTATGTCAAATCTGCGTTGAGGAAAGCCGGGCTTGAAATAATAGATGCTAGGCCGATATATTTATTCCCGCCCCTCCCCTCTAGGTTTTTACAAAAGCGGTTTAGGCTTAAGTTTTTTGAAAAACTAGATCTGTTGAAGCGTTTTGCGCCTTTTGCCACCACAGTTATTTATGTCGCAGTTAAAGTTTGA
- the tuf gene encoding translation elongation factor EF-1 subunit alpha has protein sequence MPSIILPPKPTALQKPHLNLAVIGHVDNGKSTLVGRLLYETGYVDEKAFKEIEEMAKKMGKEDFAFAWILDRFKEERERGVTIEATHVGFETNKLFITIIDLPGHRDFIKNMIVGASQADAALFVISARPGEFETAIGPQGQGREHLFLIRTLGVQQIVVAVNKMDIVNYDQKRYEQIKAEVSKLLKLLGYDPSKIHFIPVSAIKGDNVKTKSSNTPWYNGPTLLEALDTFQPPPRPVDKPLRMPIQDVFTITGAGTVVVGRVETGVLKVGDRVVIVPPAKVGDVRSIETHHMKLEQAQPGDNIGVNVRGISKEDVRRGDVLGKVDNVPTVAEEIVARVVILWHPTAIGPGYAPVMHIHTATVPVQIVELVSKLDPRTGQAVEQKPQFIKQGDVAIVKIKPLKPVVAEKFSEFPALGRFALRDMGRTIAAGQIIEVKPAQVQIK, from the coding sequence ATGCCGTCGATAATATTACCACCAAAACCAACAGCTCTACAAAAGCCGCACTTAAACCTAGCAGTTATTGGCCACGTTGACAATGGCAAATCGACATTGGTAGGCCGTCTACTATATGAGACAGGTTATGTAGATGAAAAAGCGTTTAAGGAAATTGAAGAGATGGCTAAAAAGATGGGGAAGGAAGACTTCGCTTTTGCATGGATTCTTGATAGATTTAAGGAAGAGCGTGAACGCGGCGTAACTATCGAGGCTACACACGTGGGTTTTGAGACTAATAAATTATTCATTACAATCATCGACTTACCTGGCCATAGAGACTTCATAAAGAACATGATTGTTGGAGCTAGCCAAGCAGATGCAGCTCTCTTTGTAATTTCTGCACGTCCTGGAGAGTTTGAAACAGCCATAGGGCCTCAGGGACAGGGCAGAGAACATCTATTTCTCATTAGGACATTGGGTGTTCAACAAATAGTAGTTGCTGTTAATAAGATGGATATTGTAAACTACGACCAGAAGAGGTATGAACAGATTAAAGCCGAAGTCTCTAAGTTATTAAAACTATTGGGCTACGACCCAAGCAAAATACACTTTATCCCAGTAAGTGCGATAAAGGGAGATAACGTCAAAACTAAGTCTTCCAACACGCCGTGGTATAACGGGCCCACGCTACTTGAAGCTCTTGATACCTTCCAACCGCCTCCAAGACCTGTTGACAAACCGCTTAGAATGCCGATACAAGACGTATTTACAATTACAGGCGCGGGCACTGTGGTAGTTGGTAGAGTTGAGACCGGCGTGTTAAAGGTTGGCGATAGAGTTGTCATAGTACCTCCTGCTAAGGTAGGCGACGTGAGATCTATAGAGACTCACCACATGAAACTTGAGCAAGCGCAACCAGGCGATAATATAGGTGTTAACGTGAGAGGTATAAGCAAAGAGGATGTAAGACGTGGAGATGTATTAGGTAAAGTAGACAACGTCCCGACTGTCGCTGAAGAGATAGTAGCCCGTGTAGTTATACTATGGCATCCCACAGCTATAGGCCCAGGCTACGCGCCAGTTATGCATATACATACAGCCACGGTACCTGTCCAAATTGTAGAGCTTGTATCTAAACTCGACCCACGCACTGGTCAAGCAGTTGAACAAAAGCCTCAATTTATAAAGCAGGGCGATGTGGCAATTGTAAAGATTAAGCCTCTGAAGCCTGTAGTTGCGGAGAAGTTCAGTGAATTCCCAGCGCTTGGCCGCTTTGCTCTCCGCGACATGGGCAGAACTATTGCGGCTGGCCAGATAATTGAGGTAAAGCCTGCGCAAGTGCAGATTAAGTAA
- the rsmA gene encoding 16S rRNA (adenine(1518)-N(6)/adenine(1519)-N(6))-dimethyltransferase RsmA, with the protein MGKRRWSQHFLRDTSVAQFITELVPSGLDIIEVGPGRGALTLPLAEKSKTIYAIEIDPTLAEFLKRQAPPNVVVIVGDALEIEWPRADFFVSNIPYSITSPLLLKLAKYRLPAVVTIQKEVAERLVAAPGTENYGRLTVAIRCHYDVEVLRILPPHVFSPPPKVYSAVVRLTPRRPCVEDFENFQRFTARLFSTRRKTLRRLKLGETEKRVYQLTLEEIVELYKKHFDTTETCRS; encoded by the coding sequence GTGGGAAAGAGGCGGTGGAGTCAACATTTCTTAAGAGATACGTCAGTGGCGCAGTTTATAACAGAGCTTGTCCCAAGCGGACTTGACATAATTGAAGTCGGGCCGGGGAGGGGGGCTTTAACATTACCTCTAGCAGAGAAGTCAAAAACTATATACGCCATCGAAATCGACCCAACGCTAGCGGAGTTTTTAAAGAGACAAGCCCCTCCAAACGTCGTAGTAATTGTAGGCGACGCGCTTGAGATAGAGTGGCCTAGGGCAGACTTCTTTGTGTCAAACATCCCATATTCTATAACCTCCCCGCTACTTCTAAAACTCGCCAAATACAGACTCCCGGCGGTAGTTACTATACAGAAGGAGGTCGCCGAAAGACTTGTAGCTGCGCCAGGTACTGAAAACTACGGGAGGCTAACTGTGGCAATTCGGTGTCACTACGACGTAGAAGTGTTACGTATACTCCCACCCCATGTATTCAGCCCGCCGCCTAAGGTTTATTCCGCCGTGGTGCGTCTCACGCCGAGGCGGCCTTGTGTAGAAGATTTTGAAAACTTCCAACGATTTACAGCTCGGCTTTTTTCAACACGTAGAAAAACTCTCCGCCGTCTGAAACTTGGAGAGACAGAAAAGCGGGTGTACCAACTCACACTTGAGGAAATAGTTGAACTATATAAAAAACACTTCGACACGACAGAAACGTGCCGCTCTTAA
- the cmk gene encoding (d)CMP kinase, with protein MVVIAISGQPGSGKTTVAREVARVLNLPLVSSGSLFRELAAKMGIDFIEFHKYAEKNPDIDKVVDSMAIERAKAGNVVLEGHLAAWIVRPYADICIYLKASSEIRARRISIRDKKSFEDALREVREREELNRRRYLSLYNIDINDLSVFDLVLDTSYLSINDAIRISLDYICTVLGFKYSRKFC; from the coding sequence ATGGTTGTTATAGCTATCTCTGGACAGCCAGGTAGCGGAAAGACTACAGTAGCTAGAGAGGTAGCTAGGGTGTTAAATTTACCACTTGTCTCATCCGGGTCACTTTTCAGAGAGTTGGCGGCCAAAATGGGCATAGATTTCATAGAGTTTCATAAATATGCCGAGAAAAACCCCGATATTGACAAGGTAGTAGACTCCATGGCTATAGAAAGAGCGAAAGCCGGTAACGTAGTTCTCGAAGGCCATCTAGCGGCGTGGATTGTGCGACCTTATGCGGACATATGTATATACTTAAAGGCATCTAGCGAAATACGTGCAAGACGAATTTCTATACGTGACAAAAAAAGCTTCGAAGATGCTCTACGGGAGGTAAGAGAGCGTGAGGAACTTAATAGGAGGCGATATCTTTCTCTCTACAATATAGACATCAACGACCTCTCGGTGTTCGATCTTGTCTTAGACACTTCATATCTCTCTATAAACGATGCCATTAGAATTAGCTTAGACTACATTTGCACAGTGTTGGGATTTAAGTACTCCAGAAAATTCTGTTGA
- a CDS encoding MBL fold metallo-hydrolase, which translates to MPLLKLVFLGTGGAVPKSDRMLPTIYLEDWLGHRVLLDAGEGAQYRLLQIDVSPASLTLVAITHQHEDHTLGLPGLVITNKFLGGKLKVLAPRSMHKILERLGVEVSDSYEEGRFKITCVEVCHTVDACGWLFQWDVGYKLDLSKVAGLPKWALTNLIRGEAVKVGGRLITPEEVADLTHKRFRRLLYTGDTAPCPQMWKTVGEVDVLIHEATFADDVEPQKAHDEGHSTVADAVEAAKTLKADVLILTHISARYPSKERHKALADAVKPPPHIYIPDDFDTLLIKL; encoded by the coding sequence GTGCCGCTCTTAAAACTCGTATTTCTAGGCACAGGCGGCGCAGTGCCTAAATCAGATAGAATGTTGCCAACTATATACCTAGAGGATTGGCTAGGCCATAGAGTTTTACTCGACGCAGGAGAGGGGGCTCAATATAGACTGTTGCAAATAGACGTCTCCCCCGCCTCTCTCACCCTAGTCGCAATTACACATCAACACGAAGACCACACATTAGGCCTACCCGGTTTAGTAATCACTAACAAGTTTCTGGGCGGAAAATTGAAAGTACTAGCTCCGAGATCTATGCATAAGATCTTAGAGAGACTTGGCGTTGAGGTAAGCGACAGCTACGAAGAGGGGCGCTTCAAAATAACATGCGTAGAGGTGTGCCACACTGTAGACGCGTGTGGGTGGCTCTTTCAATGGGACGTCGGCTATAAGCTAGATCTTTCTAAAGTCGCCGGATTGCCCAAGTGGGCGCTTACGAATTTAATAAGAGGAGAGGCTGTGAAAGTAGGCGGTAGGTTAATAACCCCAGAAGAGGTGGCAGATCTTACACATAAGAGATTCCGCCGGCTGTTATACACTGGAGATACTGCGCCGTGCCCCCAGATGTGGAAAACCGTCGGCGAGGTAGACGTGTTAATACACGAGGCCACTTTTGCCGACGACGTAGAACCTCAAAAAGCACATGACGAGGGCCATTCAACAGTGGCAGACGCCGTTGAGGCCGCAAAGACGCTTAAAGCTGACGTACTTATACTTACACATATAAGCGCTAGATACCCCAGTAAAGAGAGACATAAAGCTCTAGCCGACGCCGTTAAGCCGCCGCCTCATATCTATATCCCCGACGACTTTGACACATTGCTTATCAAACTTTAA